Proteins from a genomic interval of Bradyrhizobium sp. CCBAU 53340:
- a CDS encoding ABC transporter ATP-binding protein, producing the protein MHEPRTRTGEGRPDDDLILSVEDLAVHFPVGGGLLGRNRRLLRAVDGVDLRLKRGECLGLVGESGSGKSTVALSILGLLAPTRGRIILDGKVVTDGLSGDRKSLARIVQIVFQDPYASLNPRQTVRRTLEDPLRVHGVTAKSEIEDRVATMLQRVGLRPEQADRYPHEFSGGQRQRIGIARALILNPKIVICDEPVSALDVSIRAQIINLLLELKDTLGLSYIMISHDLGVVEHMSDRVAVMYLGRIVENGDWREIFERPAHPYTQALISAIPDPLRHAPLATTGGDLPNPLNPPNGCAFSPRCRYAEDVCRREPGPTLETRPDGHAVRCWRADEIASRTALASSVGADR; encoded by the coding sequence ATGCATGAGCCCAGGACCAGAACGGGGGAGGGAAGGCCAGACGACGATCTCATTCTCAGCGTCGAGGATCTCGCGGTGCATTTCCCTGTCGGCGGCGGCCTCCTGGGCCGCAACCGGCGGCTGCTCCGGGCCGTCGACGGCGTCGATCTCAGGCTGAAGCGGGGCGAATGCCTCGGCCTTGTCGGGGAGTCCGGCTCGGGCAAGTCGACGGTGGCGCTTTCGATCCTTGGCCTGCTGGCACCGACGCGCGGCCGCATCATCCTGGACGGGAAGGTGGTGACCGACGGGCTGTCCGGCGACCGGAAGTCTCTGGCCCGCATCGTGCAGATCGTGTTTCAGGATCCCTACGCTTCGCTCAATCCACGCCAGACCGTCCGCCGCACGCTGGAAGATCCCCTGCGCGTCCACGGCGTGACCGCCAAAAGCGAGATCGAGGACCGCGTCGCGACCATGCTGCAGCGTGTCGGCCTGCGGCCCGAGCAGGCCGACCGCTATCCGCATGAATTCTCCGGCGGCCAGCGCCAGCGCATCGGCATTGCGCGCGCGCTGATCCTCAATCCAAAAATCGTCATCTGCGACGAGCCGGTGTCGGCGCTCGACGTCTCGATCCGGGCCCAGATCATCAACCTGCTGCTGGAGCTAAAGGACACGCTCGGTCTCTCCTACATCATGATCAGCCACGATCTCGGCGTCGTCGAGCACATGAGCGACCGCGTCGCCGTGATGTATCTCGGCCGCATCGTCGAGAACGGCGACTGGCGCGAGATTTTCGAGCGGCCGGCGCATCCCTATACGCAGGCTCTGATATCGGCCATCCCCGATCCGCTGCGCCATGCGCCGCTGGCAACGACCGGTGGCGATCTTCCCAACCCGCTGAATCCGCCGAACGGCTGCGCCTTCAGCCCGCGGTGTCGGTACGCGGAAGATGTGTGCCGTCGCGAGCCGGGGCCGACTCTGGAGACGCGGCCCGATGGGCATGCGGTGCGGTGCTGGCGGGCCGACGAGATTGCGAGCCGGACCGCGTTGGCCTCGTCCGTAGGCGCAGATCGATAG
- a CDS encoding GrpB family protein produces the protein MSLTSPIKRYDPMWPQQYAAEEARLKPIFGSALIEVHHVGSTAVPDLAAKAEIDVLAVVNSDNSLEDWSRSLMALGYRRGGDLSPGHHFFKRDVDGARTHKLHVCLDGHGEIARMLKFRDHLRKHPGDRLKYQELKLRLESENTSGIQQYLIAKDPFIQNILAKLD, from the coding sequence ATGTCGCTCACCAGTCCGATCAAGCGCTATGATCCGATGTGGCCGCAACAATACGCGGCAGAAGAGGCGCGACTGAAACCCATTTTTGGTTCTGCGCTGATTGAAGTCCATCACGTTGGGAGCACCGCCGTTCCTGACTTAGCCGCCAAGGCAGAAATTGACGTGCTTGCGGTGGTCAACTCAGACAACAGCTTGGAAGATTGGAGCCGATCATTAATGGCGCTAGGCTATCGTCGCGGAGGCGATCTCTCGCCGGGCCACCACTTTTTCAAGCGGGATGTGGACGGTGCCCGCACTCACAAGCTTCATGTGTGCTTGGACGGCCACGGAGAGATTGCGCGGATGCTGAAATTCAGAGATCATCTGCGCAAGCATCCAGGCGACCGTTTGAAATATCAGGAATTGAAGCTAAGACTGGAAAGCGAGAACACCTCAGGTATTCAGCAGTACCTGATAGCCAAAGACCCATTTATCCAAAATATTCTGGCCAAGCTCGATTGA
- a CDS encoding WD40 repeat domain-containing protein: protein MKIDRIPLPSRTEGSITSIADEHGLSFIGGRISTGPPGPRFDVVEQEFDFETRSEQLWLAERAHEITIVPRRGAGRRSLLCCFVAFAAIAAAVPAVSQSNSELGSKLVGTGAVGPSEQGWSVALSGDGNTAIVGGIVDNKLTGAAWVFTRTNDVWTQQGSKLVGSNVVGQAGQGISVALSADGNTAMVGGPYDNLHAGAAWAFTRSGDVWIQQGSKMVGTGAVGNAAQGSSVALSADGNTALIGGSYDNLKAGAAWVFTRSNGVWTQQGKMVGTGAVGNAAQGSSVALSADGNSAIVGGPSDDSYAGAAWVFVRSDGVWRQQGNKLIGTGAAGKAGQGFSVAMSADGNTAIVGGLGDDANTGAAWIYSRTEATWSQQSSKLVGSRAVGEAKQGHSVAMSADGRTAVVGGIGDNSYNGAAWAYRRSGATWSQEGEKLVGLGATGHAEQGFSAALSADGNTAVVGGIADNRVTGAAWIHNRREGMWTQGPFLGY, encoded by the coding sequence ATGAAAATCGATCGCATACCGCTTCCTTCGAGAACAGAAGGCTCCATCACATCTATCGCCGACGAACATGGGTTGAGCTTTATCGGTGGAAGAATCTCAACAGGTCCGCCGGGTCCGCGCTTCGACGTCGTCGAACAAGAGTTCGACTTTGAGACCCGAAGCGAGCAACTTTGGTTAGCCGAACGGGCTCATGAAATCACAATCGTGCCACGGCGAGGAGCCGGGCGGCGATCGTTGCTATGTTGCTTCGTTGCGTTCGCCGCGATTGCAGCTGCAGTTCCGGCCGTAAGTCAATCCAACTCGGAATTGGGATCGAAGCTGGTCGGCACTGGCGCGGTTGGTCCCAGTGAGCAGGGTTGGTCTGTAGCACTGTCCGGCGATGGGAACACCGCTATCGTAGGCGGCATCGTCGACAACAAGCTCACCGGGGCAGCGTGGGTCTTCACGCGCACCAACGATGTTTGGACCCAGCAGGGCAGCAAGCTGGTGGGCAGCAACGTGGTCGGACAAGCCGGTCAAGGCATCTCCGTTGCGCTGTCCGCTGACGGCAACACGGCCATGGTCGGCGGGCCTTATGACAACTTACACGCGGGAGCGGCGTGGGCCTTCACTCGGAGTGGCGATGTTTGGATTCAACAAGGTAGCAAGATGGTCGGCACCGGTGCGGTTGGAAACGCAGCGCAAGGTTCCTCGGTCGCGCTGTCGGCCGACGGCAACACCGCCCTGATCGGCGGGAGTTACGATAACTTGAAGGCCGGAGCGGCGTGGGTCTTCACTCGAAGTAATGGTGTTTGGACCCAACAGGGCAAGATGGTCGGCACCGGTGCGGTTGGAAACGCAGCGCAAGGCTCCTCGGTCGCATTGTCCGCTGATGGCAATAGTGCCATCGTGGGCGGCCCTTCTGACGACTCATACGCCGGGGCAGCGTGGGTCTTTGTCCGAAGCGACGGCGTTTGGAGACAACAGGGCAACAAGCTAATCGGCACCGGCGCAGCCGGAAAGGCCGGACAAGGCTTCTCCGTTGCGATGTCCGCTGATGGCAACACCGCCATCGTAGGTGGGCTCGGCGACGACGCAAACACCGGTGCGGCGTGGATCTACAGCCGCACCGAAGCTACCTGGAGCCAGCAGAGCAGCAAGCTGGTTGGCAGCCGCGCGGTTGGGGAAGCCAAACAAGGTCATTCCGTAGCGATGTCCGCCGACGGCCGCACCGCCGTCGTAGGGGGAATCGGTGACAACTCATATAATGGGGCCGCGTGGGCCTACCGCCGAAGCGGAGCCACGTGGAGCCAGGAGGGCGAAAAGCTGGTTGGCCTTGGCGCAACCGGACACGCCGAGCAGGGCTTTTCCGCGGCATTGTCCGCCGACGGCAACACCGCTGTCGTAGGTGGTATTGCCGACAACCGGGTCACCGGTGCGGCGTGGATCCACAACCGCCGCGAAGGCATGTGGACCCAAGGACCATTCCTCGGGTACTGA